The Wolbachia endosymbiont of Ctenocephalides felis wCfeT genomic interval GCTTAGTGAACAAGAAATGAAAACCAATAGAGTGCTTGTTGGTAATGGCTACACTCCTTACGATAACAAAGTGCATTTTAATAAAGATTATATTAAAGACGATGTGCCATGGATAAATGGTGCATTATCAGATTTGCGCCGTACTAAAGTGGGATTAAATGAATTATGTGATGGAAAGAGATGTAGTTCTGGTGAGGTAAAAAAATATAGCTCATATGAGCTTAATTGTTACTATCAGAATATATGTTACAACAAGGAAGGTACTGGTGATAATTGTGTTTCCTCAATCAGATATAAAAAATACGACAATAATAATACATGTGACATGTATTCTCACCTTAAAGAAATGCAGGAAGCGCATGAACGAGGTGATTATAGTGTAAAAACTATAGATGATGCATGGGCTGAAGCTCTTGTCGCAAAGATTGGTAACCTTGATGCACAATATACTGCTAAAGGTAATCAATGTCTTCCAAATAGTGGTGGTGCAAGAAATGATAATACATGTTCAAGAACTAACGGCGACTTCAAGGACTTTTCTTTACAGTTAAGCCGTGAATACAAAGTAAATGAAAACATACAGCCTGGTAGTAATGTTATGCTTGGTATAGCATATAATGGTAATGCTTCAGGGTTTAAAAGGGGTGGATATCATGTTAAAGTAAAAAGATCATGTGAACATACTGATGGTAATAAATTGTATGTATATCTAGGCGATAAACCACCTAAAGATTTATCCACTATAGGAAGTAATAATTTTAATAGAGTATCGGTATTAAATAAAATTAAAGAAGATGATATTGATTATTATACAATAGATGGAAACAAACTTAATGAAGAAGGGCCAAAAAAGATATATTTTGGTATTGATGTAAGCAATGTTAATATAAGTGATATTACAGACAAAAATGGTAAGTACTATGAAAATAATAAATACACTATCACTCTGTTTGTAAAAAAGAAAATAAATGATTTTATTTCATCAAGTATAAATAAGCTATTTGATTTTATAAGGGAAGGTGGTGATGATAACGTTAAAACTTCCTATGAGGGATATAGAAAAGGGCTCCTACAAGGGGTAAGAGCTTTACTTACTCTATACGTTATATTTTCCGTTGTTGGCTATATGATGAGAACAATACAACTAAGTAAGTTCGACTTCATCGTAAGAATGATGAAAATAGCATTTATAGCTTTTGTTTTCAGCGAAAAAAGCTGGGAATTGTTTGGTATGACTCTATCTGGGCTTTTTGTAAATGGTAGCACGTATTTAGTTGACAGTTTCTCTGGCTATATAGCAAGTGATGGAAGAAAATTTGCATTTTTAGATCTAACAGCAGGAGTATTATTTACTTCAGAAACTTGGTTGAAATTTCTATCGTTGATGCTTTCTGGTCCTTTTGGCTTTATTGCCTTTTTAATGATACTTAGAGCTACGTTTGCATTCTTGAGATGTATTATTAGTGCCACATTTAAATATGTAATATCTACTGTTTTGGTGGCGTTTCTTTTGTCACTAACACCTCTATTTATTGTATTTATGTTATTCCAACAGACAAAATCTTTGTTTGATGGTTGGATAAAAACGCTCGCACATATTGCAATAGCACCAGTTATTTTATTTTCATCTTTGTCTCTTTTGAATCAGTTGATGTATTTAGTTCTGTATAACCTCACGAACTTTTCTGCATGTTATCAGTGCTTAATTAGCGTAAATTTCTTGTCCTATGATCTATGCCTTATGAAATCAATACTACCTCTGGGATATAATCCTGGCACTACTGTTGACGTAGCATTAAGTAGTGGAGAAAGAAGCGGTGGACATTTTGCAGCTTTACCTATAGACCTTATTCAAGCGTTTATATACTTAATTATTGCCAGTGCAATGGAAGTCTTTGTCCATGCATCAGAAGTAATGGCACAATCGATATTTAGATCTGGCTATGGAGTGACAGGTAGTGTACGTCAAGTTGCGCACAATGCATCGCAAGCTATACTATCAACTGTTGGCCTTGATAATGAAACACAAGAACAAATTAAAGCAATAAAAAGGTCGCCTGCTAAGGATAGAGCTAAAATAGATATTCAAGATAGCAAATCTTCTGATGGCACTGATCCTCAATCAAATAAATCTAACACAAAAAAGCAACCAGGTAATAAGGGAGGGGAAAAAACAGGTAAGTCAGGAGTACAAGAAGAAGTCGCACGTAGAGGGAGCACGAGTAGTAGTGATTCTGGGAGAAGTAACGTCAACAGTCGTGAAACAGGAAATGGGGGAACAGGAAATGGGGAGGAAAATTAAAAGGAGAGTTACATTATATAGTAACTAATTAAAAAGAGATTTTAAGTAAAGTTTTAGAAATTTATTTTGTGGTGAGAGAAATGCAATTATATTGCAGCAGATATTGGTTTAAGTTACTACTTCTTGTAGTATGTATATTGATAACAGGCTGTAACAAAAACGATATGCCTTTTCCAAGATGCATATCTGCTGATTATTTCGGTCCTGAGCCTGTTGCAGTAGGTGCTCATTTTCCAAGTGATCATGTTAATTTTCTTCCAGAAGGGGATGATAGCAGTCCTATTGATCCTGATACTGGAGAAGTCAATTATGGTTTTCACTCCAATCAAGTAGTGCGATGGAAAGATACTGGATTTGAAACTAATGGAGATGATCTAGTGGTGCGAGTTAATGGTGCGTGGACATCTTGGGGTATTAATAACAAAAAGGAATCTAATAGTAGCTATAGTTTAGAGAATTTGGAACAATTAAAGTACGCAACCAAATTTGAAGGTGGTAGTGGTGATAATGCACTACCTGATTTTCACCTGATTTGTAATGATTATAAATCTAGCAATAGAAATATCTCAAGCAATCCTAGCGTGAGCTGCAGTGTAAATTGTAAATGCCTTAATGAAGACGAAAGTACAAGGCGTGGCATACCATGCTGGTTTACTAATGGTCACGGTGCTTATTTCTTATTTAAAAGACCAGGCGATGAAAATCCCAATAAAAGTTTAAAATATATGCGTAATCCACAATCTCCCAACATACATTTGGGTTATAATTCTATAGCAGAAAACGGAAGCGGACTTTTTACCTTAAAGAGAGATAGCACTGAACTAAAGGATGGAAAATGTGTTGGACAAAAGCTAGAAAAAGGATGGAAAATATATGTAAAAATATTAGACAGATATTACCTAGATAATGCAGGTGGTTATTCCTTTGAGTTTTTAAGTGGAGTGCAAAAACCAAGTAGCTTTGGTTTTTTTGATGAAGTTTATAGCTTTCTAAAATGTACACTGTTAATCAATGGAAACTGTCAAGGATATTTTGAAAGTAATGATCCTGCAGCTGCGCAAGCTATGTTTGAGAACATAGCTGAAAAAAGTACAGACTTTCATAATTTTGTACGCTCGCTGTTAGTGTTATATGTAGTGATTTCATCGCTTCTCTATCTTTTTGGTATGGTGCAGGATACTAGACATGATCTGATTGTTAGAATGATGAAAATTACGCTTGTAGTAGCGCTTATCTCTCC includes:
- a CDS encoding type IV secretion system protein, with the protein product MINKISLLIIICFLITGCTMDCVEPGLQSRNTSVNVTVPVHESKDGAKIYWIDSDQTISKDEKVKFSISGSINFCPSQGEKKVLVPASFCDDGSEPRYAKAKNINAVQDNYGIDKNEMCGGQEFGSNRRYVDAEVKVNPGDKLSFNLVAREVEINYSDPEGKGISFDDNCYKAEGGNEKATAKDIIEGGTFWCKDKDGKRNEVKFPSLSEQEMKTNRVLVGNGYTPYDNKVHFNKDYIKDDVPWINGALSDLRRTKVGLNELCDGKRCSSGEVKKYSSYELNCYYQNICYNKEGTGDNCVSSIRYKKYDNNNTCDMYSHLKEMQEAHERGDYSVKTIDDAWAEALVAKIGNLDAQYTAKGNQCLPNSGGARNDNTCSRTNGDFKDFSLQLSREYKVNENIQPGSNVMLGIAYNGNASGFKRGGYHVKVKRSCEHTDGNKLYVYLGDKPPKDLSTIGSNNFNRVSVLNKIKEDDIDYYTIDGNKLNEEGPKKIYFGIDVSNVNISDITDKNGKYYENNKYTITLFVKKKINDFISSSINKLFDFIREGGDDNVKTSYEGYRKGLLQGVRALLTLYVIFSVVGYMMRTIQLSKFDFIVRMMKIAFIAFVFSEKSWELFGMTLSGLFVNGSTYLVDSFSGYIASDGRKFAFLDLTAGVLFTSETWLKFLSLMLSGPFGFIAFLMILRATFAFLRCIISATFKYVISTVLVAFLLSLTPLFIVFMLFQQTKSLFDGWIKTLAHIAIAPVILFSSLSLLNQLMYLVLYNLTNFSACYQCLISVNFLSYDLCLMKSILPLGYNPGTTVDVALSSGERSGGHFAALPIDLIQAFIYLIIASAMEVFVHASEVMAQSIFRSGYGVTGSVRQVAHNASQAILSTVGLDNETQEQIKAIKRSPAKDRAKIDIQDSKSSDGTDPQSNKSNTKKQPGNKGGEKTGKSGVQEEVARRGSTSSSDSGRSNVNSRETGNGGTGNGEEN